TATCAgtgtttataaaatattcatcGGTTATAATAagattttcttttaataaatttttttgtgAATGTGTtgttaatttctttttattaatgtcttcatcattttgtttattttctaaaattGTATTATCTATAATTTGTTGTTTTGGAGTAAGTgctatattatttacatattcatGATGGTTATGAATAAATTCATTTGTAAAAGGATAATTTATTCGTTCATTTTGAGGATTAGGATAATTGATATTTTGATTATGAtgattattttgattatgattatgattatgattatgatgattattattattattattttcattattattattattttcattattattattattttcattattattattattttcattattattattattttcattattattattattttcattattattattattttcattattattattattttcattattattattattttcattattattattattttcattattattattattttcattattattattattattagttgTTGTTGTATTTATGGGCGatccatttatattttgatttgtattatttattggAATATTAGATTgtgttattatattgtttaatGTTCCTatgcatattttatatggttTCATAGTATAACTATGGTTTGGTTTTCGACTATAAAAATTAGCTTGCTTTTCTTCACTCGGTATATCACATTCGTTAAGATCATCCCTCTGAGATTTGTAACATCCAATATTTATATCCAAgctattatttatatgagaACTTTGTATATCTTCCACATTTTTGTACTTTTTATCTCTGTAAGGTATGTtcatttcataattttttttccccttttCTTTTTGCTTATATGTAGTGGTCAATTCCTGAATCTTGTCCTGATGGATTTCGAAAATTTTGAGTTTGTTTTTTCTGAATCTGttcaatataaaatattcataaaaaattgATTTTTCTAAATTTGTATACTCCGAAAAAGTAATGTTTACATTAGGATCACCATATATATCCATAGATactaaaatattatcaacATTTCTGTCaacagtatatatataatatgtgttattaaaatagaaagcaatatatttatgattataaaatattttatgaagATGTGTCCACACATTTCTTTGATAATACCATTTATaagaaaagaagaatattataaataatccAAATAAATCTATTAATAAGAACAAAACTATATAATCACTGATATTAACAAGATTGTTTTGATTAGTTACAATATAATTTAGAGAATGGGCAAATAGTTTAAATAGACTattcattaaaattaaaaatgaagtaATAACtcctatattaatataaaatacacaatataaaattcttttttgaTAAATTTTGATATAACAACTACATATAGAACTTATcataaggaaaaaatatagaactaataaatattttttataatatatatttttatttctttttaaaaataaaaaatctggaacattatttttttcttttattatactttgtataacataattattattatataaatctttatttttttcatatgtattatataatatatcatttgatatattagaCATAATATTCCAATTCATATTAATAAGATAaggattaaaaaatatattattatttggataaataaaaaaaataaataaagatttATACACatccatattatataatatagatattttttgtaaatcatccaatttattctttaaattatttctttcatttGTTGAATTATTAAGTCctatctttttttctttttttttcttttttttatccatatataatatattatatatatagccaTTTTGGCTAGCTATaccattaaaaatattttggattgataaattattatgactATTTAAATATGGTTGAGAAAAAGGAGAAAACATCTTTTTATGATCATCTACAAATATATGATTAGGAATTGATTGTATTAAATGAGAATTAAAAATTTGcatatcatttaatataaaaaatataatacaatgaGATATTAGATtggtaatataaaaaatatttatgatataattttttttgcttaaatcaaaaaagaaaataaaaatataagttaTTAAAGaactaaaatatattaatgataaaatattattgtataaGGATATAGATTCTTTATTAATGGCactttcattttgtttattatgtattttattataataaaatatattattatcaatatatttcCCTTTCCTTGTATGGTcccttatattattatttcgattcttataataattatgacaTGTATTGTTATACGAAtcagtatatatattattatatgtattattatacatattattattattatttatataattatgacaAATTTTACAAGTAgtaaattcatttttaataaaacattcATGTTCAAGGTTTAATAAATGTttctcattattttcatctccattattatataattcatcaTAACATAAATTCATCATATTATAAGGATGATCATAattaatattcttattaCCATCagtatttgtattttttataatttttttttctttatcttccttttgtatatattgttCATGTTCCGTATTTCTGTCTAACTTACTGCTTATATCACACCAGCTATTTTTCTTAACATATACATTCAAATTACCATGTTGGGTTGCTATACCTGTAAGCATAAATAGAAAAGGGAAAACATTCTTAAATATGTGAGTAGAGCAGGAGAAAAAAATCACGCACATTAATATTAACACTTTATTAGAGCGTGAGAAGTATATACTGCTAATTTTATACTCAgacattttaataatttataaaaaaaaaaaaaaaataaataaagggGAACATAAGGAGGAATTATCCCATACATATTTAAACAAAtgatacaaaataatattattatttgctCATTGAAATTATACACaccaaatatataaatattatatatatatatatattatatatatatatattatatatatattatatatatattatatttatatttatttatatgtaagcttgtttcatattatttatagacatacttacaaataaaaatgcgaaaaaaaaaaaaaaataaataatataattaatgaaAAACCTTTAAACGTTTATGCGTAAGGATTATATTGTTACATTAATTCATACCTAtgtgatattatataatattagttttgatcttttttttttttttttttttttttgccatTTGGTTTATCacaatataatgataatattactacataaatataataatattatatatataggtaaatatttatataattttcttttaattatgtataaaataataaattgtaaaaataatgctatgattaaatatttatgttacaTGTATCATCAAATGTGTACTTCATTCTTTTCaatttgatatataataataatttttttggcattaaattataatatatatatatatatatatatatatttatttatttatttatttcaattttattttttttcgtgatattttactttttaccttttttataatactaaaaataattgtatattttaatatgacacacatattatatatatatatatatatatatatatatattatgtttatatttgtttataaaataaccttgcgaaaaaatgtattatttcaaaaaaagaaaaataaatatacctcgttaatatgatataatataatgtaatatgttttatttatttatatatatatatcattctgttttgttattttatcaaatattttgatatataagtatattatttatttattatttatttatttattatttatttattatttattatttattatttattatttaatttttttttttttttttttttttttttttttttttcgcttgttattttttgttgtttaaaatttttttgacGTGTAAAAAAAGATCATACCATCGATTAATTAttaatcattataattttaaaatttcttttatCCCTTTTAATTTACATACATTaatctttatttttctctttcacaaaaataaaataaaatattgtgTATGAAAAAATGGCGAGGGATAATGAAAACATTTTAGAAGAGTGGTGTTTAATAGAAAGTAACCCgtgtatattttatgatatgCTTAAACGTATGGGTGCTACAGAAATTTCAGTAGAAGATGTGTATAGTTTATCTTATTTtgatgattatataaataataaggagattataaatatgaatcaTATATTGGGTGTTGATACATATTTaggagaaaataataaaacgcTGGATAAAGAGAATAATGTTGTTGATGTTATCGaattatataagaataatatatgtatggaagataaatataataaattattaaaacatcATAGTTATATTTAtggtataatatttttatttaatattggaaagcattataaaaataataaatatattgagcATAATGTTCctgataatttattttttgctAAACAAGTTATACCAAATGCATGTGCTACACAAGCTATTTTGTCTATTGTGTTGAATAAGGATATAGAattaaatgatgaaataaaaaatataaaaacatttagTTTAAATTTCGATAGTTCAATGAAAGGATTAACATTATCAAATTGTACTTTTCTTcgtaatatacataattcatataaacCTCCAATATATTTAGATAAAGAGGATGTACatcatgataaaaaaaaaagtgaagaCTCCTTTCATTTTGTTTCCTATATTAGTTTTCAGGATAAAGTATATTTATTGGATGGTTTACAAAGTGGCCCCGTGCTTATAAATGCAGACGAGCAAAATAAACCCAACCCAaacaataacaacaataataaggataatgataatgataataataacaacaataacaataataataacaataacaacaataacaacaataacaacaataacaataataataacaatattggGATGAATGGAAAAGATTGGATAGAAATTTCTAgagaacatataaaaaaagaaatagatGAAATATGTAATTCACAAACTAATAATGATGT
This Plasmodium falciparum 3D7 genome assembly, chromosome: 11 DNA region includes the following protein-coding sequences:
- a CDS encoding ubiquitin carboxyl-terminal hydrolase UCH54; its protein translation is MARDNENILEEWCLIESNPCIFYDMLKRMGATEISVEDVYSLSYFDDYINNKEIINMNHILGVDTYLGENNKTLDKENNVVDVIELYKNNICMEDKYNKLLKHHSYIYGIIFLFNIGKHYKNNKYIEHNVPDNLFFAKQVIPNACATQAILSIVLNKDIELNDEIKNIKTFSLNFDSSMKGLTLSNCTFLRNIHNSYKPPIYLDKEDVHHDKKKSEDSFHFVSYISFQDKVYLLDGLQSGPVLINADEQNKPNPNNNNNNKDNDNDNNNNNNNNNNNNNNNNNNNNNNNNNNIGMNGKDWIEISREHIKKEIDEICNSQTNNDVRFNIIAVMKDKEYIIQEYINIHRIVKQRVNIKLINLGENIELSDEINEDEFPLLNDIPSIENLPNNVDTLYNIVNKSTLEINYLQSLLHEQKEIKKLWNKELTFKFFNFYPFIMSSLNLMAKHKLLKDAYQKEKLKNATKS